The genomic segment tatttatatcttagttgggatcaattacaggtactgttttattattacagagaaaagggaatcatttaaccattaaataaacccaatagggctgttctgcccccaattaggggtaattatatcttagttgggatcaagtacaggtactgttttattattacagagaaaagggaatcatttaaccattaaataaacccaatagggctgttctgcccccaataaggggtaattatatcttagttgggatcatgtacaggtactgttttattattacagagaaaaaagaataatttaaacattaaataaaacaaatagggctgttctgcccccaataaggggtaattatatcttagttgggatcaagtacaggtactgttttattattacagagaaaagggaatcatttaaccatgaaataaacccaatagggctgttctgcccccaataaggggtaattatatcttagttgggatcaattacaaggtactgttttattattacagagaaaaaggaaatcagttttaaaattctaaattatttgattaaaatggagtctatagtagatggcctttctgtaattcggagctttctgaataattcgaccgtttagccccagggccaaatgaccgaattagcctaaattcgcccgatatcgcccacccgtaagtggggatattggcagaagatccgctcgcttggcgacatccccaagcaagcagatcttaatgtgtatagcAACCTTAAGTTTTGACATGGTCATTTTTAGCAGGTCCCAAGTATTTTGACATAAGAGGCTCAGTCACATCCACACAGTGTAATTTCAAGCTGAATCACCATGAGGttatgttggtaattttaaccaaccagaaccttattatagaacaagactctgagacaaggttctcagcataactgatgctttattcattaatcaaacacagagtcatagggaagctttcagcaacacagaacagtaacatgaaatgtgtcactaacggcttccaatgagaccctgaaagtcttagccttttatagaggatgacataccttatctaaaaagtatatgatgcaccttttacaactgtctgtgtgctctgtggttccagctgtgcaaatagcaaagtgcatgtagggtcttagctagtcagcactatcatgtcaggcctttgtgattttataagatggtatatttgacttttatattctactttataccttgcatatatattatatttatatactttatctcctacctcacctgccttgggttgtctttataggggacactgggggattttatgtgtccctttatacagaacttacccgtcataagtgagtgtctcaacatccCCTCTTAAGCTGTGAAACAGCTTACATTATCATATGGATTGGGAACCCCCGGAGACAAAGGAGCATATAGAAATTAGGTGTGGTATATCAACAAAACATAAGCAATTCAAAGTTAGATGTCAGGGTAAGGACATTCTGACAATGGTGACTAGCTTTATCAAGATAGGGGCAGCAACACTAGGGTCTTAAGTCCTGCCCCGATACCTTTTTATCAGCTTATCCACAGAGACCCACAGAAGTTATAAATTCTCTTTTACCTAGACTTCATATAAGTATAATTTCAATCATATTTCATGACAATTCTACAGTCCTCCctttaactatgttataaaactcAAATTATTTCCTAACTATGGGATGGGGTACAGTgatttataatacaaaataacatTCTTATGAGTAAATACAGAAAAATGACAAGGGCAATAATTACCAGTATTGGCTTAAAAAGGTTTCCAATAAAATTACTTAACCAATTTCCCACATTACCCAGCCACTTGAAAGGATTAAAGCCTTCTTTAGCAATGTCACGGGCTTGTTGTTGCAATTCCAAAACTTTAGCCATGTGTGTTTCTACAAAGGACTCTGAGTCATCAATGTAGGTACAACATTCCTCTCCTACTAAGACACAGACTCCCCCTTGTTCAGCCAGTAAATAATCCAGAGCCATACGGTTCTGGAGGGCTACTTTGCGTATTTGggcaatttctgcattcatagCTATGATGGAAACATCagtattatttatcattttatccATGACAGAGGCATAGGTATTAAGACGTTTCATCATTTCAATGCCCCAACCTGTCCATGAGGGAGATAGAGACCATATCATGTCACCCTTAGTAAAAAGGTCCCTTTTATGCAATTTTAGGTTGAGGACTATTGATTTGTGAGTATCAATTTAGTTGTTTTCTAATTCTAACAGCAGGAACTACCTTACCTATAGTACATCTACCCTCTGCTCCAATAGGGAGCCATGCATATGCTCTTTTACCACAAATGAAGTAAGTACCCTGGGGAAGAATCATTGGAAAATATGTACCCTGCATCATGACTTGGCGGGCTAGGAACTTAATATTATAATAGGCGGGACCATCCATATAATCCAAATCCCATTCAATACTATTATTGGCCCATGAGTAGCAGGGTTCTATTGCTAAAAGGtttgttatttgttttgtttcagtACAATGAGCATAGATATTGAGTGCTTCATAATGAGTTGGGACTTGAGTAATATTTAAATCAGTAGAATTGCATGTTGTTTCCCCAACTAGTACTTTAGGAACAAAGACAGTTACTCTTAATAGTTACATGGTTCTGTCTGTGGAATACGGTAAAACATACTGAAGGATGGCGGACTATTCCAGCTAAAACAAGAGCTTGAGGTTGCTTCATTATATCATTCCCATTTTTCCCGGATTCCCTGAATCTAGATAAATTAAAACCAATATTAGAAAAATCTACTACATAACCAGCTTCAATATCAGTCCATGAGAAAGGAACTCCAACCATTGGGATACCAAGGCTATGAATAGGGATGTGAGAACAAACCCAGCAGTCACTTTGGTTTTCAGCTGTAGCAGTTGTCTTATGAAGTTTTAAGAGTTCGTTATCAGCCCACAAGGCTGTTGTTGGGATTGGGCAAAAAGTAAAGAAGCCACGTGTAGAGATTGTAAACAGTCCTCCAATTGCATCCATATGAATGTCCATTCAATAGAGTAGTAGCAGGCAAAAGTTTGTTTAGTGTCGAAAGGACCAGCATTCATTGGAAGATTTCAACTGTGGGTAAAGTTTCATTTATGGATCAGACCATCAACCTGTAATACAAAGGAAAGAAGTGATAACAACAGGTGCCCTAAAAAGATTAATCTTCATTACTTGGTGGGCTACCTAAATTTTTTCAATGTACTAGTGGGGCTGTTAGTGTTTACTTGGCAAACAGCAAAACCAGAATGCACTTCTGTTTAGGAACCATAAAGATTATTACATATGGTAAATCAGTAACAGGAACTTTTCCCTTGATGGGCTGTTATTCTAGCAGCTCATTTAGTAAATAGCTATGGTTCTCAGTTAAGAACAATAGTAAATCTTTTAGAATATCAAAGGGATTAGTAGGTATCATACCTTTGAAAAAATGTGACTTCATATTAGCACAGCTGTGCATTGTCCTACACATGCAGACACAAAATGTAATGTGATGCTTTTCAATAATGCTGGCACGTTATGTGAGGTATATATGAGGACACTAGGGGCAGTAACATGAGCACACAATTTTTCAATGTCTGTAGCACAGGCACAAATATTGCATTCACATGAAGTGAAGGCTTGTTCATTAGGTGAAAAGATGCTAgagaaatgtcccactatacACCCCTCTTGTTGGGTTGCAACTGCAGTCTAGCATTACTCATTGCAAAAGACATACTGTATAATTCAATAGATTCACATTTGTTAGGGAGATGAAGATGTGGAGTGTGCAATATGTCAGACATATAGAGTAAAACTTCTGTTTCAGAGGTCAGAGAGAGTAACAGGAGTTGTAGCAGAAAGATACAGTAAGTTGTCTGTGGTTTCCCTATTAAAGCCACAAACCCACAGTGCAGATAGACTGTTCATGCAGACACAGCCCAGGGTGGAGAGTAGATAAACTAAAATAGAAGCAGCAAACCACATTTCTCCTGTAACTGTTTTGAGAATTACCAGGtgtagtaatatgtttggggACTGTGCATACTCACCTGCAAGTGTATGAAATTAGTATCATTTAattatatgaatgtacatagtgcacaagatatctgtatagatttaaacaatgagtcagtcagatgttaattaagttgcttaagttgggattgctttgaagtgcctttgtgttggttaccttgggatttattatagggggggtgatcaacaccaagatatcacaggaagccaactggagggtcttttgcatttcaaagttgaattgtgtgtacagttgtttatggtgagacggctccttatgggaactaccCGACTAACAAACACAATAAGattctgatacctgattatcttgtcagtGAGATTCTAAGAGTATAACTAAGGAAACTCTGATACTCACATAGTTGGACAGTAACGtagaaacacacacaaagataGAGAGGTTAGGTTAGAGAGAAGTCCTGAAGGctgatccctatagaacagatcctgtgggcatatttaaaggaactctgtatcatttgctgtctctgggctggataatcgaaataaattagcttcatctctggaaaagaaccgtggttgtttccttttacctggctgtggtaaatattggaatatccagtatatttgtaataatatactacatctacactATACACAACATTTTGGTGCCGTGACCCGGATACGAACCGGGGTTGCTGCGGATTGATtgaaaatcgcaacattttggtGCCGTGACTCGGATTGATTTAATATATCACAACATTTTGGTGCCGTGACCCGGATTGATTTAATATATCGCAACATTTTGGTGCCGTGACTAGTGACCAGAAGAAGCGTGGAAGATTTGTGACCCAAGAGTCTGCAGTGAAGCCCTGGAAGGAAGTGTGGAACCCTAGGACGGTGGTCTGGAAATCTGTGACTGTGAACCTAAAAGGGTTGGTaagaatactgttttttttttattatatatataatttattttaagttAGCACTCTTTTATATATACAATGGCTTTAGTCAGTGGTAATAGCACTAAGGGAGAAATGGTCAGCACCTGGTTGGTtagttatattaaaaatcatggggGACCATATGAAATCCCTCAAGAATGTAAAAATTCATGGGATTTAATGAAAGATTTTATAGCTGACAGTGTTTTTAATAAGAAGACTAAGGAAGCAAAACGCAAAGGACTTATCATACAGGGATTGGTCTCCTGCTGTTTAAAAATGGCAGAAATTATTAAACAAAAGGAGACTGATATCACAGAACAGGCAGATAAGTATACGACTTTACTGAGAGAGTCAAATGAAAAGATCTCAGAGTTAAGGTTACATGCCATAACCACTGGGGAGGCATTGCTTGAGAAGGCCAATCTATGTGACCACTTAACCAGTGTAAATGACGAATTGTCAGTAAAATTACAGGATGTAGAAAAGGAGCTGGAGGAGcataaacatgcaataaatattgcttttgaTAAGGTTGGGAATAATTCTGACCAATCTTGTGAAAACAATATTTCTAAATTTAACACAGAAATTAAAGGACATAAACAACTGTACCCTTGGAATGAATTAGATCAAGCATGtagtttcccagcagcccctgttgTCACTACAACTGTATTAAATACTGACAATACAGGGGAGGTACAGCTCATCTCAAAACAATTAAAGCCTCAAGAGATGGATGCAATAGTTAGAGAGATTGGGCAGGTACCAAGATATGATATCAACAGATTCATGAAGTGGTTCTGTGAGTTGCAAAGGGTCAGAGAGACGTATAATTTGAATCCTGAGGATGTAGATAGAGTGTTACAGAGAGTAGTTGGAAATGGTTTATGGGTAAGGATTGTACAGAACTGTGGACAGCAGCGCAGGACAAGGGATGTGTTAAAGGAAATACTTAGAGCATTGTATGGTATCACATCAAATGTGTCTTTGTCCGGTAAATTAAAGCAAATGAAGCAGGAATGTCCTTATGAATTATCACATAGAATAGCCACAGTAATGGAACAAATTCTAATTGATAATCCAGGATTTGAACATGGCGGTTTAATTCATAGGGTCATGTTGTTAGAAGCTTTAGAGGAGGATGTCAGGGAAGGAATATTATCTATCACTCCTGATCCTACGGATCTAAAAGACATTCTGTTGAGGGCAGATAATTTGTGGCGAAAGAAGAATAAGGAGGAAAGTTTTGTAGTGGATGCTGCTAGAATTTTTAGAGTAGAGGGACAGCAGAGAAAGGAGTGTGTTGATTTTAAAGGGCCTAGGCAAGGGAAAATATTCTCCAATTCAGAAAGCCAGAAAGGAAAATATGAATCTAGATGGCAGAATAGACAAAACAATCAAAGAGATTGCAAATCTAGAACTTGGATACCCTTTCCCCAACTAAAAAGGGAACATGAAAAACTTAAATTTGAATATGATAAGATCAGGGCTGAAAGGGATCTTTTAAAACAACAAGTTTCTTTACTGGAAACAGAACTTTCCAAATTAAGGCGTGCCCCTCTTACACATTCTGGTGTTAAAGACCATGGGGGAGGAACTTTAATAGAATTCTAAACCCATACATGCCACTTAAATGTTCAATTGCACTTTCCTTTAATTTATCTCGAGACAATGTAATTTATGTAGAATATATGAATTAATATTTTTCTCTAAGTTTTATCTTCCAGGAAAAGATCTTCAAGCAGAAGGATAAATGTGTCTGAATTTTTTTTGGTCAtgttaaacttgtttttttttttttttcttcatctcacacttaagcagcttttcaaatttttttaatgacagtAAAACATTGGTAGATGAGACCTAAAGGTTCCAAGTGGGGGTGTGAAGGAATTTGCATGACACAGAGGGAGAGGTGTTGGATGTTGACACCACAGAAGTTTTTTGACTGGATGCAGTAGTGCAATGGGCTGGATACTGTTTGATGTCAAAATATATTCTTCAGGCTTCTTCTATAACTAATGTTCTCCCACAAATGTAATAgatcaatgggatttttaaagaaaaaaaaatgaatgaactgTTCTGATGTTTGTCAGTGTCTAAATCAGTGCAGGAGTCTTAAGTGGGAAGATGGAAATGCAATGAAAAGAACTCATTAACATACAAACAGGACATTATTTACAAAGTTTCAGGACTTGAATGTCTACTTTTAATTAAGTAACATCCACCTTGTTATTAttcagtgttttgttttattcagtgtctttctgtatatgtttatacttttcaatgtaaaaaaaaaaaaaaaaaaaaaatccagagaaaGTGCAAATATTTTAGTGTTGCTATACATATCTGTCTAGAGATGCTAAACAAGGGCTCATATTTAGCATGTAGTCCATAGGGGGTGTTGGAAGCTAAATGTACAGACATGGGTGGATTTATAAAGAACACATATACTCAGAATATTGATGTTTTGGCTGCATATTTGCAGGGATATATCCGTTAATATTCTGACTAGATCAGGTAAGGGTGATATTGTGTCCAAAGCTAGAGTTTGTGGCTAAATGTGGGTTttctgagaaagaaaaaaaaagatcagacTGTAAGAAGACCACGAGCTACAGATCCATCCAACACCAGCACCAATACCAGATCCTGTGTACTCAGTCAACTGCTACATTGAACTAAAGAGAACCAAACGCTTGGAGGAAAAACCCCAGATGCTGCAAGAACTTAATGTGTTGTGTACTGGGTAGGGAAGTGGGGGAGTGATGGGAGTGGCAAGGAATCCTGCCTGGATCACAAAGACCCTAACCCTGGAAAGAATGAAGTTTGTGGACAGAAATGTTTCACAGTCTGTTTAATGACTGGATTTAATTCTCTGCAAAGACTAAGTACAACTTAGTAAGTACAACTAAGTAAGCAGGTGAATATTTCTGACTGGTGACTGAAAATATCTACTGATGACTGGAAAGGAAATGATCGACTCATTCAGTGTTGCAACTAATCCTGTATATACCCACCAAAACCTGCCACTTGCAATAGATTTGGATACTTATTCATCCTAAATGGGGAAAAAAGAGCTGGAGAAGTGATATGTAACCAGTTCTATTAGCATTTCTAGAAAATTCAAGAGCCTTGGTTTAGCATTCTCTATAACACAATTACAAACTATCAtgttatacagttatataaaaaaaaaaaaagaatgttttaatgTGTTGTGGATCAATTCTGAGCAGAACTGATCCAAGTGGGGGAGtgtagtaatatgtttggggACTGTGCATACTCACCTGCAAGTGTATGAAATTAGTATCATTTAattatatgaatgtacatagtgcacaagatatctgtatagatttaaacaatgagtcagtcagatgttaattaagttgcttaagttgggattgctttgaagtgcctttgtgttggttaccttgggatttattataggggggtgatcaacaccaagatatcacaggaagccaactggagggtcttttgcatttcaaagttgaattgtgtgtacagttgtttatggtgagacggctccttatgggaactaccCGACTAACAAACACAATAAGattctgatacctgattatcttgtcagtGAGATTCTAAGAGTATAACTAAGGAAACTCTGATACTCACATAGTTGGACAGTAACGtagaaacacacacaaagataGAGAGGTTAGGTTAGAGAGAAGTCCTGAAGGctgatccctatagaacagatcctgtgggcatatttaaaggaactctgtatcatttgctgtctctgggctggataatcgaaataaattagcttcatctctggaaaagaaccgtggttgtttccttttacctggctgtggtaaatattggaatatccagtatatttgtaataatatactacatctacactATACACAACACCAGGGTTCCTTTTAATGAGGTTATTATACCTGGTCTGAGCATTTGTAACAAAGAAATTGGGAACAGATTTGGTCATCTTAAGGCTGCCTTATAAATCTGCCCAAAAGCCTTCATTAGAAGGGCAATGTGGATAAAACTCTCTGTAAAGTGGAGGGACTCAGTGCTTCTACACCCCATAGGGTGGAGGAACCTTGTACCTCCTGTGGAATTCTGGAATTTTAGAACCAGGAGACCCAATTTGGTCTTGTACTGGGGTGCTCAGGGCCTGATTTAATTTCCCTTGAGTATCCATATTAAGGACAGAATATAGCTTACTTAAAGCAGGAGCTGAATCTGAGTCAGCTGATAGGAATAAACCATGACTATAAGTAAGAGGTAAAATAATCACTTTAGAATTGGCATAATTTTGccaaatattataatacacaacatGCAAGTCAAGATCTTTCCCTTTACACTTATCTTTACTCTGTTTTAATAAACTACTAAGGTCTCTAGAGTCCATGCTACCATTTTCTGGCCAGGAAAAGGCGGCATCTTTCTCTTTACCCCATTTAACCCATTTCTTATGATATTTAATGAGACCTTTATCATTTAAGGGGTTTTGATTACATATTTCTTCCAGCATAGCTGGTAAAGGTTTGGGTCTAAACCTATGGAACATGTTGTCTACGTAGACAGTAATCCCAAATATCCAGAAGAAAAATGATAATTAGTCCTGTTAGACAAATGCCAAAAACGAGTATGTTTGGATACAagaaaaatatagagactgacATATGATAATATCCTTTATCTATGTGAAGTGTCAGTGTTAGGCTTTCTAAACTTTAACCAATACAAAATGTAAAGGATATTACCATGAGAATCAGACAGACACAGAAAGACAGAATGTTAGGGTTAGTTAACAGAGTTGACAAAAAcgacatataacatatatactcaccaagagtcttctgcaggattccatttaacatatatactcaccaagagtcttctgcaggattccatttaacatatatactcaccaagagtcttctgcaggattgcatttaacatatatactcaccaagagtcttctgcaggattccatttaacatatatactcaccaagagtcttctgcaggattccatttaacatatatactcaccaagagtcttctgcaggatttcatttaacatatatactcaccaagagtcttctgcaggattccatttaacatatatactcaccgagtcttctgcaggattccatttaacatatatactcGTCACAGAGTCTTCTGCAGGTTCACTTACTTCTGTTCCTTCGATTGTCCAGCAATCGGCTTACCATCACGTCGGGACAGTCACCAAAtaatgttggtaattttaaccaaccagaaccttattatagaacaagactctgagacaaggttctcagcataactgatgctttattcattaatcaaacacagagtctaagggctctggcacacgggggagattagtcgcccgcgataaaactccctgttcgcgggcgactaatctccccgagttgcctacccctgccatcccaccggcgaacatgtaagtcgccggcgggatggcagacgcggcgggatggcaggggtaggcaactcggggagattagtcgcaaagtgcatgtagggtcttagctagtcagcactatcatgtctgacctttgtgattttataagatggtatatttgacttttatattctactttataccttgcatatatattatatttatatactttatctcctacctcacctgccccTGGGTTGTCTTTTtagacactgggggattttatgtgtccctttatacagaacttacccgtcataagtgagtgtctcaacagtTACTCCTTTACTTACATATTATAGATAACATCATCTTTTATCACTCCTGTATTAATAATATTTCTAAAAGATTAAGATTTTAGTGTTTTATGGTAAAGAcaacgaaaaaaaaaattagttagcCTATGGGCTATTTTTTGTGTTTGATATGCTTTTTCTTTGAATAAACAAAATGTTCTAACTGTGCCACATTATTTTCTGGTCCAGTTTGTGCCAGCTGTTTCCactatttaataatatttttaaaaaatcctttacAGGAATTAGGTTTCCAAAGGGGTCACTGATCCACAGGAGCCAAAaactgctctgtaaggctacaattgtaataaaattacaaatatgtttctgacatttaaataatattagtgatttaatataaaataatgaaactgTGATTAATCACACTGGgcaataaaaaagttattaaGGCAAAATACCCTAAAATAGTTTATTCTGTGTATCCTGTGAGTAtacaaaaacaccaaaaaatgaggaggcccatttatcaacattctaatttttagtggtttttgaaaccacaaacaaactcattttctctaaaactacaattagagcacttatatttgcctatttgtgtctgtaagttaccctcccatatagattgtaagctctacggggcagggaccttcatcctcttgtgtctttgacttatttatttattgcaactgtatttatctgtatttattgttatactttgtatttatctattattatcttaataaccccgtttgtattaatgtattctactgtacagcgctgcgtacataagtagcactttataaataaagatataaatacatacatacatacaaacaattattgtctctaacaacttgttttatttgtttaaaattatagCCTCccaaagcaatcatttttttagcAGCTGGGTCGGGGACCTTAATTTAAAAGTGGAAAAGTCAGAAAAGAAAAGCTATAACGagtgaagaccaattaaaaagttgctaagacattctataacattcgaAACGTCAACCTGAAGTTGAGCCAGCCCTTTAAGCTTTCAGTGACtgcatatgccccccccccttcagttTGCCCTGATAAGTTACATGCAAATGTttacatcagtggttctcaacctgtgggtcgggacccctttcgtggtcgaatgaccctttcacaggggtcgcctaagaccatcagaaaacacatatttctgatggtcttaggaataattttatagttgggggtcaccacaacatgaggaactgtattaaagggtcatggcattaggaaggttgagtaCCACTGGGTTACATTGATAGTAGgcaaccctggaactactgcagCCTGGGCCTGAAAGTCATTCCAGGGTTACTCTAGCTTGTTGCTTTTATTGACCCAACTGATGTTCTGAAGGTAGTTAAACGTGCTAAATGTGTTAATTATGCCACACACATTGGCATGTTATGCCATTCACACTATATAACTGCATTTTGTGAAATTTCCTAAGGACACTACTGTCtatactggaaaaaaaaacgTCATGTTTTTCAAAACACGACTGTGTTTAAAAGTACCCACTGCATATTGCACTTAGATCATAAATTAATTAagtacttgtacaggtatgggacccgttatccagaatgctcgggaccgagtggttttccggataaggggtctttccataattcggatcttctaccttaagtctgctaaaaacattatttaaacagtaattaaacccaaaaggattgttttggctccaataaggggtaactatatcttagttgggatcaagtacaggtactgttttattattacagagaaaagggaatca from the Xenopus tropicalis strain Nigerian chromosome 5, UCB_Xtro_10.0, whole genome shotgun sequence genome contains:
- the LOC101731904 gene encoding uncharacterized protein LOC101731904 gives rise to the protein MALVSGNSTKGEMVSTWLVSYIKNHGGPYEIPQECKNSWDLMKDFIADSVFNKKTKEAKRKGLIIQGLVSCCLKMAEIIKQKETDITEQADKYTTLLRESNEKISELRLHAITTGEALLEKANLCDHLTSVNDELSVKLQDVEKELEEHKHAINIAFDKVGNNSDQSCENNISKFNTEIKGHKQLYPWNELDQACSFPAAPVVTTTVLNTDNTGEVQLISKQLKPQEMDAIVREIGQVPRYDINRFMKWFCELQRVRETYNLNPEDVDRVLQRVVGNGLWVRIVQNCGQQRRTRDVLKEILRALYGITSNVSLSGKLKQMKQECPYELSHRIATVMEQILIDNPGFEHGGLIHRVMLLEALEEDVREGILSITPDPTDLKDILLRADNLWRKKNKEESFVVDAARIFRVEGQQRKECVDFKGPRQGKIFSNSESQKGKYESRWQNRQNNQRDCKSRTWIPFPQLKREHEKLKFEYDKIRAERDLLKQQVSLLETELSKLRRAPLTHSGVKDHGGGTLIEF